The following are encoded together in the Ranitomeya imitator isolate aRanImi1 chromosome 4, aRanImi1.pri, whole genome shotgun sequence genome:
- the PLPBP gene encoding pyridoxal phosphate homeostasis protein, with protein MWRAGMAQEIGRALSTVREQVQHAAARRAESLPSVQPRLVAVSKTKPADMVIEAYSHGQRVFGENYVQELVEKASDANILSSCPEIKWHFIGHLQKHSINKLIAVPNLHILETIDSVKLADKVNSSWQKKGSPEKLKVMVQVNTSSEESKHGLPPSGTVELVKHIREKCPSLEFVGLMTIGSFGHDLTQGPNPDFQLLLKQREEVCEKLGLSPDAVELSMGMSSDFEHAIEVGSTNVRVGSTIFGERIYSKPVKGEASVAST; from the exons ATGTGGAGGGCAGGCATGGCCCAGGAGATCGGGAGAGCGCTCAGCACAGTGCGGGAGCAGGTGCAGCATGCGGCAGCCCGGAGAGCCGAG AGCCTTCCTTCTGTCCAGCCCAGACTAGTGGCCGTCAGTAAGACTAAGCCAGCCGACATGGTGATCGAGGCGTACAGTCACGGTCAGCGGGTTTTTGGAGAGAACTAC gttcaggAACTTGTTGAAAAGGCATCAGACGCTAAT ATATTGTCTTCCTGCCCAGAAATTAAATGGCATTTTATTGGACATCTGCAGAAACACAGCATCAACAAGTTAATCG CTGTCCCAAACCTTCACATCTTGGAGACCATAGATTCTGTGAAACTTGCCGACAAAGTCAACTCCTCCTGGCAGAAAAAGGGATCGCCTGAGAAGTTGAAGGTCATGGTTCAAGTGAACACCAGCAGTGAAGAAA GCAAACATGGCCTTCCTCCATCAGGCACAGTTGAGCTGGTAAAACATATCCGGGAGAAGTGCCCAAGTTTGGAGTTTGTGGGTCTGATGACCATTGGCAGCTTTGGCCATGATCTCACCCAGGGTCCTAACCCAGATTTTCAG CTGCTGCTGAAACAGCGTGAAGAAGTGTGTGAGAAGCTGGGGCTGTCGCCGGACGCGGTGGAGCTCAGCATGGGGATGTCATCAGACTTTGAACATGCA ATTGAAGTGGGCTCCACCAATGTCCGTGTTGGTAGCACCATTTTCGGAGAGCGGATTTATTCTAAACCAGTAAAAGGAGAAGCAAGTGTTGCTAGCACTTAA